Proteins encoded in a region of the Manis javanica isolate MJ-LG chromosome 15, MJ_LKY, whole genome shotgun sequence genome:
- the GOLT1B gene encoding vesicle transport protein GOT1B, whose protein sequence is MISLTDTQKIGMGLTGFGVFFLFFGMILFFDKALLAIGNVLFVAGLAFVIGLERTFRFFFQKHKMKATGFFLGGVFVVLIGWPLIGMIFEIYGFFLLFRGFFPVIIGFIRRVPVLGSLLNLPGIRSFVDKVGESNNMV, encoded by the exons ATGATCTCCTTAACGGATACCCAGA AAATTGGAATGGGATTAACAGGATTTGGagtatttttcctgttctttggAATGATCCTCTTTTTTGACAAAGCACTGCTGGCTATTGGAAAT gtTTTATTTGTGGCTGGCTTGGCTTTTGTGATTGGTTTAGAAAGAACATTCAGATTCTTCttccaaaaacataaaatgaaagctACAGGATTTTTCCTGGGTGGTGTATTTGTAGTCCTTATTGGTTGGCCTTTGATAGGCATGATCTTTGAAATTTATGGATTTTTTCTCTTATTCAG GGGCTTCTTTCCTGTGATCATTGGCTTTATTAGAAGAGTGCCAGTCCTTGGGTCCCTCTTGAATTTACCTGGAATTAGATCA TTTGTAGATAAAGTTGGAGAAAGCAACAATATGGTATAA